In Sphingobacterium sp. lm-10, one DNA window encodes the following:
- a CDS encoding response regulator, with translation MNPTKATIVIADDHQDILDFIAEDLEEQYHVIKVTNGREALEYVRLHPVDLIVSDVMMPVMDGYEFCTAIKDDLLYSHIPFIMLTAKNSLQSKIEGLEFGADAYIEKPFSPNFLQAQITSLLRNRKSLREHYHSAPSTPIEIGAHTKGDQVFLKKLNALILENMSEQSLCVDMLAERMCMSRPTLYRKIKALSDLSPNELINITRLKKATQLLTNQEYKVYEIANKLGFSTPSHFTRNFQKQFGISPKEFIYKMKQSANVS, from the coding sequence ATGAATCCTACTAAGGCCACCATCGTGATAGCCGACGACCATCAAGACATATTGGACTTTATCGCCGAAGATCTCGAAGAGCAATACCATGTGATAAAAGTAACGAACGGAAGGGAAGCCTTAGAATATGTACGGCTGCACCCTGTCGATCTCATTGTGAGTGATGTGATGATGCCCGTAATGGATGGTTATGAGTTTTGTACTGCAATAAAAGATGATCTATTATACAGTCATATTCCTTTTATCATGTTGACTGCCAAAAACAGTCTGCAATCGAAAATCGAAGGATTGGAATTTGGAGCTGATGCATACATAGAAAAACCTTTCTCGCCCAATTTTCTGCAAGCGCAGATCACAAGTTTACTACGTAATCGCAAATCATTGCGGGAGCATTATCATTCGGCTCCTTCTACACCGATTGAGATAGGAGCGCATACCAAAGGGGATCAAGTATTTCTAAAAAAACTAAATGCTTTAATCTTGGAAAATATGTCTGAGCAAAGTCTATGTGTAGATATGCTGGCCGAGCGGATGTGTATGAGTAGACCAACATTATATCGTAAGATAAAAGCACTTTCTGACCTATCACCAAATGAGCTAATCAATATTACCCGATTAAAGAAAGCTACCCAACTATTGACAAATCAGGAATATAAGGTATATGAAATTGCAAATAAATTAGGCTTTAGTACGCCATCTCACTTTACCAGAAACTTTCAAAAACAATTTGGTATCAGCCCTAAAGAATTTATATATAAAATGAAGCAATCCGCCAATGTTTCCTAA
- the katG gene encoding catalase/peroxidase HPI produces the protein MEKESNDLGKCPFHNGNGAIKQEVGGNGTNNRDWWPKQLKLNILRQHSTLSDPMDPDFNYADAFNSLDLESVKQDLHALMTDSQDWWPADFGHYGPLFIRMAWHSAGTYRVGDGRGGAGAGQQRFAPLNSWPDNVSLDKARRLLWPIKQKYGRNISWADLLILTGNVALESMGLKTFGFAGGRADVWEPDEDVYWGSETTWLGGDLRYGHGSDGAEKQHGVVVSDDDADGDVHSRNLEKPLAAVQMGLIYVNPEGPDGNPDPILAAKDIRDTFGRMAMNDEETVALIAGGHTFGKTHGAAPADDHVGKEPEAAGLELQGLGWQNSFGSGKAGDAITSGLEVTWTTTPTKWGNNFFENLFNFEWELTKSPAGAHQWVAKDAENSIPDAFIEGKKHAPMMLTTDLSLRFDPEYEKISRRFFENPEEFAEAFSRAWFKLTHRDMGPRELYLGPEVPEEVLLWQDPIPEIDHPLVNDQDVSNLKKQVLESGLSAAELISTAWASASTFRGSDKRGGANGARIRLAPQKDWEVNNPAQLQKVLAKLEEIQVSFQQSQSEGKKISLADLIVLAGDAGVEQAALAAGHSLQIPFRAGRMDALQEQTDVESFGYLEPIADGFRNYHPKQYSVSSEELLIDRAQLLTLTSPELTVLVGGLRVLGANYDGNSDGVFTANPGKLTNDFFVNLLDMSTEWKALSGDKQRYEGRHRSNGDVRWTASRADLVFGSNAELRAVSEVYGSADAQDKFVQDFAKAWTKVMNADRFN, from the coding sequence ATGGAAAAAGAATCGAACGATTTAGGGAAATGCCCATTTCATAATGGCAATGGAGCGATTAAACAAGAGGTCGGTGGCAATGGTACAAACAACAGAGACTGGTGGCCAAAGCAATTAAAGTTAAATATCTTAAGACAGCATTCTACGCTTTCCGATCCGATGGATCCGGATTTCAATTACGCTGATGCTTTTAACAGCCTGGATCTTGAGTCCGTGAAGCAAGATTTGCATGCGCTGATGACAGATTCTCAGGATTGGTGGCCAGCCGATTTTGGTCATTATGGTCCTCTTTTCATCCGTATGGCCTGGCATAGTGCAGGTACGTATCGTGTAGGAGATGGGCGTGGTGGTGCTGGAGCTGGGCAGCAACGATTCGCACCATTAAACAGTTGGCCAGATAACGTTAGTTTGGATAAAGCACGTCGGTTACTATGGCCTATTAAGCAAAAATATGGGCGTAACATTTCCTGGGCAGATTTATTGATCTTAACAGGGAACGTGGCACTAGAGTCTATGGGATTAAAAACCTTTGGATTCGCTGGTGGCCGTGCAGATGTTTGGGAGCCTGATGAGGATGTATATTGGGGATCGGAAACAACCTGGTTAGGTGGCGATCTTCGTTATGGACATGGATCTGATGGCGCCGAGAAGCAGCACGGCGTCGTGGTATCAGACGATGATGCCGATGGAGATGTGCACTCTCGCAATTTGGAGAAGCCTTTGGCTGCGGTACAGATGGGCTTAATTTATGTAAATCCAGAAGGACCAGATGGTAATCCGGATCCTATTCTAGCAGCGAAAGATATTCGTGATACCTTTGGCCGTATGGCGATGAATGATGAAGAAACAGTCGCCTTGATCGCAGGAGGCCACACCTTTGGGAAAACACATGGTGCTGCACCGGCAGATGATCACGTGGGTAAAGAGCCGGAAGCTGCGGGATTAGAATTACAAGGGTTGGGTTGGCAAAATAGCTTCGGATCGGGTAAAGCAGGTGATGCCATCACCAGTGGATTAGAAGTAACCTGGACAACGACACCAACCAAATGGGGAAACAACTTTTTTGAAAACCTTTTTAATTTTGAGTGGGAGTTGACTAAAAGCCCCGCAGGCGCACATCAATGGGTAGCAAAAGATGCTGAAAATAGTATTCCTGATGCTTTTATAGAAGGTAAAAAACATGCCCCAATGATGTTAACTACCGATCTATCGCTGCGCTTTGATCCAGAATATGAGAAGATTTCTAGAAGATTTTTTGAAAACCCAGAGGAGTTTGCGGAGGCATTTTCTCGCGCCTGGTTTAAGTTGACACACCGGGATATGGGACCGCGCGAATTGTATCTCGGTCCAGAAGTGCCAGAAGAAGTGTTACTATGGCAAGATCCTATTCCAGAAATAGATCATCCATTGGTCAATGATCAGGATGTATCCAATCTCAAAAAGCAAGTTTTGGAATCTGGTCTTTCTGCGGCAGAATTGATTAGCACAGCTTGGGCTTCGGCTTCTACTTTTCGTGGATCAGATAAGCGGGGTGGTGCTAATGGGGCGCGGATTCGCTTGGCGCCACAAAAAGATTGGGAAGTCAATAATCCTGCTCAACTACAAAAGGTATTAGCGAAGTTAGAAGAGATACAAGTATCCTTTCAACAATCGCAGTCGGAGGGCAAAAAGATATCTTTGGCAGATCTAATTGTGCTAGCAGGCGACGCTGGTGTGGAGCAAGCTGCACTAGCCGCTGGTCATTCTCTGCAAATTCCATTCCGCGCAGGCCGTATGGATGCGCTGCAAGAGCAAACGGATGTCGAATCTTTCGGCTATCTGGAGCCTATTGCTGATGGTTTTAGGAACTACCATCCTAAGCAATACAGCGTGTCATCAGAAGAGCTATTGATTGATAGAGCGCAATTATTGACGCTTACCAGCCCAGAACTAACCGTGTTGGTAGGAGGTTTGCGTGTGTTAGGTGCTAATTATGATGGTAATTCCGACGGTGTATTTACTGCAAATCCGGGCAAACTCACGAATGATTTCTTTGTCAATTTGTTGGATATGAGTACCGAATGGAAAGCCCTTTCAGGAGATAAGCAACGTTACGAAGGGCGTCACCGCTCGAACGGTGACGTACGATGGACTGCCAGCCGTGCCGATCTTGTATTTGGCTCCAATGCCGAGTTACGTGCTGTTTCAGAAGTATATGGTAGCGCTGATGCACAAGATAAATTTGTGCAGGATTTCGCTAAAGCATGGACTAAAGTGATGAATGCGGATCGCTTTAATTAA
- a CDS encoding NYN domain-containing protein, with the protein MADRRDQKIAMLIDADNVSYKKIEEILNEVNRYGIPTIKRIYGDWTSPFVENWKPSLLTHAITPIQQYSYTHGKNSTDSALIIDAMDILHLDRVDGFCIVSSDSDFTRLATRLRESGKLVIGIGERKTPKPFIASCDKFIYVEILDHKSASKKKATENNVPSTGTKTNPRPSAKESNPLDDDTLLLLKDTVDDTADESGWAFLGEIGNLLIKRKPDFDARNYGFEKISHLFKSRTVDFEVDERTTEKSKNKLYYVRNILTNETPAVDTTPVIATPATEPAADQATLPSPRNKITADDVRKNQIRITKDLKPLFPTRTRKITIIIQDKFECTFSHRRDRSDVLNLGKEAAAQLGLAEDTTYLVQRINETTYKLSKATT; encoded by the coding sequence ATGGCGGATCGCAGAGACCAAAAAATAGCAATGTTGATAGACGCAGACAATGTGTCTTACAAAAAAATAGAAGAAATTCTTAATGAGGTGAATCGCTACGGCATACCAACTATAAAAAGAATATATGGTGATTGGACGAGTCCATTTGTAGAGAACTGGAAACCCAGTTTATTAACACACGCTATCACACCCATACAGCAGTACAGCTACACGCATGGAAAGAATTCTACCGACTCAGCCCTTATTATTGATGCGATGGACATTCTACACCTGGACCGGGTAGATGGTTTCTGTATTGTATCCAGTGATAGTGACTTTACCCGATTGGCGACCCGGCTACGCGAATCCGGAAAACTGGTTATCGGTATTGGAGAACGTAAAACGCCAAAGCCGTTTATCGCTTCCTGTGATAAATTCATCTACGTAGAAATCCTCGACCATAAATCCGCTTCCAAGAAGAAAGCAACGGAAAACAATGTTCCTTCTACAGGTACTAAGACAAATCCTCGGCCTTCCGCAAAGGAAAGTAATCCGTTGGATGATGACACCCTGTTGTTATTGAAAGATACGGTAGATGATACCGCAGATGAAAGCGGATGGGCATTTCTTGGAGAAATAGGCAATTTACTGATTAAGCGCAAACCAGATTTTGATGCCCGAAATTATGGATTTGAAAAGATATCACATTTATTTAAATCTCGGACAGTAGACTTCGAGGTGGATGAGCGCACCACAGAAAAATCGAAGAATAAACTATATTATGTACGCAATATCCTAACGAACGAAACGCCAGCTGTCGACACAACACCTGTAATTGCAACTCCTGCAACGGAGCCAGCAGCAGATCAAGCTACGTTGCCTTCCCCGAGGAATAAGATTACGGCAGATGATGTACGGAAGAATCAAATTCGCATCACCAAAGACCTTAAGCCGCTCTTTCCAACGCGCACCCGTAAGATCACGATTATTATTCAAGACAAGTTTGAATGCACATTCTCTCATCGTAGAGATCGATCTGATGTATTAAATCTCGGAAAAGAGGCCGCTGCACAGCTGGGACTAGCAGAAGACACCACCTATTTGGTGCAGAGAATAAATGAAACGACGTATAAGTTATCCAAGGCAACAACTTAA